GAGGCGACGTTGCCAGTTCCGAAAAATGCGACTTGTAGCAAGAAAAACCCAATAATGGACACCCGCAGTAATTGCAACCAGTTTTCGTTCTTCCCCTCTTTAGTATCCCGTGTTAACTTAACCTGCGACTCAATTTCAATCCACTGGATAACGTATGCGCTAAATAGGAAGTAGAATAGCGACTCGAACGAAATTGTCAGGATTAGAAATGTTGGTGCAAACGTCAGATAAATAACCAGAAATCTAACCTTatagttgttgtttggtTTCAAGTAATGAAGAAAGGGCAGCAAAAGAAATGAAATCCCCATCAGTAACCAACCACCGATCTGCGCATCATATGGCAGTCCCTTCCTCTGTTGCAACGATGTCACAGACTTATTCGTTACTACTAGCATAAGCACCACTGCCATTATTTGAATTGCAAAAACGCTGCGAGTGTAACGCGTTATCTGTTGTTTGACTTTACTCAAGGAATAGAGCGAGCTCAAAACAATTAATAAGCCGGCAAGATTGATTTGAGTTAGACTTTCGATTTTAACCGCGTCGAACAAGTTAAATGTAGAAATTGCTATGCTTGATGCAATCCAGCAAAAACTGGATAGCAAAGAGCCTGAGTAACCGCACAAAAATGGATATACGGATAGCAGAACAAAAATGAGGGTGAAAATCCAACGATGGAAGAACCCATAAACAATACCTTCGTACATTGCAATTGTGGCAGCACCGATCAGAATTCTCTCGAAATTGTTGATgcctttgaagaactcgGTAATACCCCTTTGCAAGACAACATTGCTAGCAAAGATCTgactccaaaaaaaaattgggaAGAACAGGTACATGTAAAAATTGAATGGGGAGCGCTGATAATACAACACATAGTTTAGAACAGCTCCAATAATGGTGAAAACAAACCAATTGAACCAGgttgtttttatttcaaGGGCAGCATCCCCATCTTTCAAGATGAAAAGCTTTAGAAAAATCGTGAAGGAGTAAATAATCCAACCGATGAAACCAAAGGTGACAATAGTTCTAGTGAATCTCCAATTGTAAGTTGTTAGGTAGTGCAATGCTTCCAAAGTAGTGGATATCAATTCTTCCGTCAATGCGATGGCTTCTGCTTCTAGACTTTCCTGTCCTTGCGATATCAGGTCAATAACATAATGGATTTCATCGAGGTAGACCTCGTGTGATTTCTTGGCAAATTTTGGATAGTCTTTGAAGACAAACTGGGAATCAATCACCTCGTCTCTTTTAACAATGTactgttcaagaattgTTCTTGCATTATTGTATAGTGCGTAAAGCTTGTCGCTCTCATTACCGGCAATGTATGCGAGAGGAAGTTCACCAACAGAGTTTACCGGATAGTTAGCACCAATCAAGTACGACATTAAAGAGGCAATGTCAGCTTGTTTTACATCGTTCCTTTGGATATGGGACAGATTCCAAGGTTTTGTATAGTTGTCGTAAATTGGTACGTCATTCAGTTTTGGTCTATTAAGACCAGCACCCCAGGCTACTAAGGGT
This sequence is a window from Huiozyma naganishii CBS 8797 chromosome 3, complete genome. Protein-coding genes within it:
- the MCD4 gene encoding mannose-ethanolamine phosphotransferase MCD4 (similar to Saccharomyces cerevisiae MCD4 (YKL165C); ancestral locus Anc_1.184), with the translated sequence MWNKFRVTLLVVGVLFHLFYLWSIFDIYFVSPLVHGMKQYRSTEQPPAKRLFLIVGDGLRADTTFDMITHPVTGKTEYLAPYIRSLVENNATYGISHTRMPTESRPGHVAMIAGFYEDVSAVTKGWKENPVDFDSFFNQSTHTYSFGSPDILPMFKDGASDHNKVDAWMYGHEFEDFTQSSIELDAYVFNHMDQLFYNSTVNRTLDNEIRQNGNVFFLHLLGCDTAGHSYRPYSPEYYDNVKYIDREVEKLMDKVHNFFDDDDTAFIFTADHGMSAFGSHGDGHPNNTRTPLVAWGAGLNRPKLNDVPIYDNYTKPWNLSHIQRNDVKQADIASLMSYLIGANYPVNSVGELPLAYIAGNESDKLYALYNNARTILEQYIVKRDEVIDSQFVFKDYPKFAKKSHEVYLDEIHYVIDLISQGQESLEAEAIALTEELISTTLEALHYLTTYNWRFTRTIVTFGFIGWIIYSFTIFLKLFILKDGDAALEIKTTWFNWFVFTIIGAVLNYVLYYQRSPFNFYMYLFFPIFFWSQIFASNVVLQRGITEFFKGINNFERILIGAATIAMYEGIVYGFFHRWIFTLIFVLLSVYPFLCGYSGSLLSSFCWIASSIAISTFNLFDAVKIESLTQINLAGLLIVLSSLYSLSKVKQQITRYTRSVFAIQIMAVVLMLVVTNKSVTSLQQRKGLPYDAQIGGWLLMGISFLLLPFLHYLKPNNNYKVRFLVIYLTFAPTFLILTISFESLFYFLFSAYVIQWIEIESQVKLTRDTKEGKNENWLQLLRVSIIGFFLLQVAFFGTGNVASISSFSLDSVYRLLPIFDPFPMGALLMLKLIIPYVILSCGLGILNAKLNIKDYTVSTLIISTSDILSLNFFYLLRTDGSWLDIGVTISNYCLAILSSLFMLVLEMISHILLRNVTIKEAAKSADSEKKTQ